Proteins found in one Streptomyces pactum genomic segment:
- a CDS encoding MFS transporter has protein sequence MLSVPRDRAWRRLFLAQSIALVGTGLATVALGLLAHDLAGDRAGTVLGTALAIKMVAYVGLAPLIAALTHRMAPRALLVAADLVRAVVAMALPLVTEVWQVYALIFVLQSASAAFAPAFQSLLPRLLPAEEDYTRALSLSRLSYDLEMVLSPALAAVLLTRIDHPTLFLGTVAGFLVSAVLVLRTRVPQAGPRPEARAAGFGDRATRGIRLFLATPRLRALLPLTLAVAAGGSTVLVNTVVHVRDDLGRAARDVPLALGAYGAGSMTAALLLPRLSRRVADRTLMLPAAFASALLLTALAAATRLGPGSWSWPVLLATWAALGLAESAVVTPTGRLIRRSARTADLTSAFAAHFSLSHGCWLLTYPLAGWLGATAGLDGAALVLGAVALAAALAARRLWPAGDPARLAHVHTALGDGHPHLAGARRTGAGWRHTHHFVIDDLHDRWPLRPAGRGRPVRVPRRSGRPTMGA, from the coding sequence GTGCTGTCCGTACCGCGCGACCGCGCCTGGCGCCGTCTGTTCCTGGCCCAGAGCATCGCGCTGGTGGGCACCGGCCTGGCGACGGTGGCCCTGGGACTGCTCGCCCACGACCTCGCCGGCGACCGGGCGGGAACGGTGCTGGGCACCGCCCTGGCGATCAAGATGGTCGCCTACGTGGGCCTGGCCCCTCTGATCGCCGCGCTCACCCACCGGATGGCGCCGCGCGCCCTGCTGGTCGCCGCGGACCTGGTCCGGGCGGTGGTGGCCATGGCCCTGCCGCTGGTCACCGAGGTGTGGCAGGTGTACGCGCTGATCTTCGTGCTGCAGTCGGCCTCGGCCGCCTTCGCCCCGGCGTTCCAGTCGCTGCTGCCCAGGCTGCTGCCCGCGGAGGAGGACTACACCCGGGCGCTGTCGCTCTCCCGGCTCTCGTACGACCTGGAGATGGTCCTCAGTCCGGCGCTGGCCGCGGTCCTGCTGACCCGGATCGACCACCCCACCCTCTTCCTGGGCACCGTCGCCGGGTTCCTGGTCTCCGCCGTCCTGGTGCTGCGCACCCGGGTACCGCAGGCAGGGCCGCGGCCGGAGGCGCGGGCGGCGGGCTTCGGCGACCGGGCCACCCGGGGCATCCGTCTCTTCCTCGCCACCCCCCGGCTGCGCGCCCTGCTGCCGCTCACCCTGGCGGTCGCCGCCGGTGGCTCGACGGTGCTGGTCAACACCGTCGTCCATGTGCGCGACGACCTCGGCCGGGCGGCCCGGGACGTACCGCTGGCCCTGGGCGCGTACGGGGCGGGGTCCATGACCGCCGCGCTGCTGCTGCCCCGGCTCTCCCGCCGCGTCGCGGACCGCACGCTGATGCTGCCCGCGGCCTTCGCCTCCGCACTGCTGCTCACCGCGCTGGCGGCGGCGACCCGGCTGGGCCCGGGCAGCTGGTCCTGGCCGGTCCTGCTGGCCACCTGGGCGGCCCTGGGGCTGGCCGAGTCGGCCGTGGTGACGCCGACCGGACGGCTGATCCGCCGCTCGGCCCGCACCGCCGACCTCACCAGCGCCTTCGCCGCGCACTTCTCCCTCTCCCACGGCTGCTGGCTGCTCACCTATCCGCTGGCCGGCTGGCTGGGGGCCACCGCCGGCCTGGACGGCGCGGCGCTGGTGCTGGGCGCGGTGGCCCTGGCCGCGGCGCTGGCGGCCCGGCGCCTGTGGCCGGCCGGCGACCCCGCCCGTCTCGCCCATGTGCACACCGCTCTGGGGGACGGGCACCCGCACCTGGCCGGCGCTCGACGGACCGGCGCCGGCTGGCGGCACACGCACCACTTCGTCATCGACGACCTGCACGACCGCTGGCCGCTGCGCCCCGCCGGCCGGGGGCGCCCCGTCCGGGTCCCGCGGCGGAGCGGGCGTCCTACGATGGGCGCATGA
- a CDS encoding SRPBCC family protein: MTEYERSRTMPALPEHVFDQASQVSRMDSWLPRDLHVRADDLPAVTVHEDRTGQDEPGLFRAHQDQLRLEWGTRDSGRYTGWLQVAGIGSGASEVTVHLSFFDERHAPPSDAVRQALDSSLERLAEQVRIRADNAPG, from the coding sequence ATGACCGAGTACGAACGCTCGCGCACCATGCCGGCGCTGCCGGAGCACGTCTTCGACCAGGCGAGCCAGGTGAGCCGCATGGACAGCTGGCTCCCGCGTGACCTGCACGTCCGCGCCGACGACCTGCCGGCGGTCACGGTCCACGAGGACCGCACCGGGCAGGACGAACCGGGGCTGTTCCGGGCCCATCAGGACCAGTTGCGGCTGGAGTGGGGAACGCGCGACAGCGGCCGGTACACCGGCTGGCTCCAGGTGGCGGGCATCGGGAGCGGGGCGAGCGAGGTCACGGTCCATCTGTCCTTCTTCGACGAGCGGCACGCCCCGCCGTCGGACGCGGTGCGGCAGGCCCTCGACAGCAGTCTGGAGCGGCTGGCGGAGCAGGTGCGGATCCGGGCGGACAACGCCCCGGGGTGA
- a CDS encoding alpha/beta hydrolase family protein, which translates to MSAPASAPEASGADGRPGFKVYRPVLPEVCPTDPALMVLTGDAGGRCEIFAWDARTGRSRQVTDRPHGTLHCAIGPDAAIWWFDEDRDGRGVWRRQDFHGGPDRTALPGVPQGTPRGLAAAADGTVAVGLGDGDGLAVYLGRPGRPARRVLRVAGAAALAGLSADGALFAVAGPATGPGAVTVHRADGTRTERWSGRTGAVWALGFAPRTPGRRRRHGAGRDPRAAPPTSLPAPALAPPPTPGTPDGPGAPAPDAAGPYRPELLLVRRYGDGYAPATWRPGAGTETHTWCAFDTEITARWYPCGRRVLIRQDRHGRSRLFTADLDRRTLEPVPVPGGTVLDAAPRGESDVHLLWTDSATPPRLLSTAGSTLPTIGSPVGRVPGRHTELWTDGADGPVHTLLSLPGTGSDRPPPLVFLVHGGPADHDRDAYDPMVHSLVASGYAVARVNYRGSTGYGPRWRAAYRDGVGLTQVADLTAVRADLLRRGLARPGAIGLWGTSWGGYLVLLALGTRPDLWQAGVAVKPVADCALAYRAGTPALRALDEALFGGTPEQVPERYAAASPLRYAARVRAPLLVVAGTRDAKCPPGQIRAYLAALTAAGVPHEAMWLDSGHDGYLGGEHVVVLRRAMAFLGRGLRGTRPGPHEAPRPDGHGGTGSRLAGAPGDRTTGRHQERR; encoded by the coding sequence GTGAGCGCCCCGGCCTCCGCCCCGGAGGCCTCCGGCGCCGACGGCCGGCCGGGGTTCAAGGTCTACCGGCCCGTGCTGCCGGAGGTCTGCCCCACCGATCCGGCCCTGATGGTGCTCACCGGCGATGCCGGCGGCCGGTGCGAAATCTTCGCCTGGGACGCCCGCACCGGCCGCTCCCGGCAGGTCACCGACCGGCCGCACGGCACCCTGCACTGCGCGATCGGACCGGACGCGGCGATCTGGTGGTTCGACGAGGACCGGGACGGCCGGGGCGTCTGGCGCCGGCAGGACTTCCACGGCGGTCCCGACCGTACGGCCCTGCCCGGGGTCCCGCAGGGGACGCCGCGGGGTCTGGCCGCGGCCGCGGACGGCACGGTCGCCGTCGGCCTGGGCGACGGCGACGGACTCGCCGTGTACCTCGGCCGCCCCGGACGCCCCGCCCGGCGGGTGCTGCGGGTCGCGGGGGCGGCGGCGCTCGCCGGACTCTCCGCCGACGGTGCCCTGTTCGCCGTGGCCGGCCCCGCCACCGGACCCGGCGCGGTGACGGTCCACCGCGCCGACGGCACCCGGACCGAGCGGTGGTCCGGCCGGACCGGGGCGGTGTGGGCCCTCGGTTTCGCCCCCCGCACCCCCGGCCGGCGCCGCCGCCACGGTGCCGGCCGGGACCCCCGCGCCGCCCCCCCCACCTCCTTACCGGCACCCGCGCTCGCCCCGCCACCGACGCCCGGGACACCGGACGGCCCCGGGGCCCCGGCACCGGACGCGGCCGGCCCGTACCGGCCCGAACTGCTGCTGGTGCGGCGGTACGGGGACGGGTACGCACCCGCCACCTGGCGGCCCGGCGCCGGCACCGAGACCCACACCTGGTGCGCCTTCGACACCGAGATCACCGCCCGCTGGTACCCGTGCGGGCGGCGGGTGCTGATCCGGCAGGACCGGCACGGCCGCAGCCGGCTGTTCACCGCCGACCTCGACCGCCGCACCCTGGAACCGGTCCCGGTCCCCGGGGGCACGGTGCTGGACGCCGCCCCCCGGGGCGAGTCGGACGTGCACCTCCTGTGGACCGACTCCGCCACCCCGCCCCGGCTGCTGTCCACCGCGGGCAGCACCCTGCCCACCATCGGCTCACCCGTCGGACGGGTCCCCGGCCGGCACACCGAACTGTGGACGGACGGCGCGGACGGCCCGGTGCACACCCTGCTCAGCCTGCCCGGCACCGGCTCCGACCGGCCGCCGCCGCTGGTCTTCCTGGTCCACGGAGGCCCGGCCGACCACGACCGGGACGCCTACGACCCGATGGTGCACTCCCTCGTCGCCTCCGGGTACGCCGTCGCACGCGTCAACTACCGCGGTTCCACCGGCTACGGACCCCGCTGGCGCGCCGCCTACCGCGACGGCGTCGGCCTCACCCAGGTCGCCGACCTCACCGCGGTCCGCGCCGACCTGCTCCGCCGCGGCCTGGCCCGCCCCGGCGCGATCGGACTGTGGGGCACCTCCTGGGGCGGCTACCTGGTCCTGCTCGCCCTGGGCACCCGGCCGGACCTGTGGCAGGCGGGCGTGGCGGTGAAGCCGGTGGCCGACTGCGCCCTGGCGTACCGCGCGGGCACCCCGGCGCTCCGCGCCCTGGACGAGGCGCTGTTCGGCGGCACGCCCGAGCAGGTCCCCGAGCGCTACGCCGCCGCCTCGCCGCTGCGGTACGCGGCCCGGGTCCGGGCCCCGCTGCTGGTGGTGGCCGGCACCCGGGACGCCAAGTGCCCGCCCGGGCAGATCCGCGCCTACCTGGCGGCGCTCACCGCCGCCGGCGTCCCGCACGAGGCGATGTGGCTGGACTCCGGCCACGACGGCTACCTCGGCGGAGAGCACGTGGTCGTGCTCCGCCGCGCCATGGCCTTCCTCGGCCGGGGACTGCGCGGCACGCGGCCCGGGCCCCACGAAGCTCCCCGTCCCGACGGGCACGGGGGAACCGGGAGCCGCCTCGCCGGCGCTCCCGGTGACCGCACCACCGGCCGACACCAGGAGAGGAGGTAG